One genomic region from Leptolyngbyaceae cyanobacterium JSC-12 encodes:
- a CDS encoding glycosyl transferase (IMG reference gene:2510098603~PFAM: Glycosyl transferase family 2), with amino-acid sequence MPIVSVVIPTYNRSWGLVRSVESVLEQSFQDFEIIIADDCSSDDTYEVIKSIQDPRIRYFRQAQNVGVAENWGTGVNLAQGEFITLLMDDDFYKTDFLANRVSHLISNPNLIVVFSSYELRDLENQLLDTIEAELPDQAELSPEDLLKCILQRKWFIGTSMYRREAVQSVWEKAKCDHMIVDFSLGIYLALQALGKGLYLRTKDFVMSAHSGQNSQAKLKEVFLQTDNALSRILTEFSSHPNVNLVRREQSNWKVLQARYLDLKSDNNFVLAQNLILDALKTDISNIWAWKQLSKLLVLGKL; translated from the coding sequence ATGCCTATCGTAAGTGTCGTGATCCCAACTTATAATAGATCGTGGGGATTAGTGAGGTCAGTTGAAAGTGTTTTAGAACAGTCATTCCAGGATTTTGAGATTATTATCGCTGATGACTGTTCCTCTGATGATACTTATGAAGTTATCAAATCTATTCAAGATCCTCGAATTCGTTATTTTCGTCAGGCTCAAAATGTTGGTGTTGCGGAGAACTGGGGCACAGGAGTTAATCTAGCTCAAGGAGAGTTTATTACCTTATTGATGGACGATGACTTTTACAAAACTGATTTTCTTGCTAACCGTGTATCTCATCTAATATCTAATCCTAACCTTATTGTTGTTTTTTCTAGTTATGAGCTGCGGGATCTGGAAAACCAACTGTTAGATACGATTGAGGCTGAACTTCCCGATCAAGCTGAGCTTTCGCCGGAAGATTTATTGAAGTGTATTTTGCAAAGAAAATGGTTTATTGGTACTTCTATGTATCGACGAGAAGCTGTTCAGTCAGTTTGGGAAAAGGCAAAATGTGATCATATGATTGTTGACTTTTCGCTGGGAATCTATTTGGCACTCCAAGCATTAGGAAAAGGCTTATATCTTCGTACTAAAGACTTTGTTATGTCTGCTCACTCCGGTCAGAATAGCCAAGCAAAATTGAAGGAGGTATTTCTACAAACTGATAATGCATTATCAAGAATTTTGACTGAATTTTCGTCTCACCCTAATGTGAATCTAGTTCGACGGGAGCAATCAAATTGGAAGGTTTTACAAGCTCGATATCTTGACTTGAAATCTGATAATAATTTTGTGCTTGCCCAAAATCTTATTTTGGATGCTCTTAAGACCGATATTAGTAATATTTGGGCATGGAAGCAATTGTCAAAGCTTCTTGTACTCGGCAAGCTGTAG
- a CDS encoding glycosyltransferase (IMG reference gene:2510098604~PFAM: Glycosyl transferases group 1; overlaps another CDS with the same product name): MKLTLACTASYGSGGLGQHFTQIVESARQQDKLDSYYSLGILSDDPAGHLIQLPQLRLLPYTPFRYSPGWLNHLNNEFFDRTVAAQLLPADTFEGFGGQSLYCFRKARRLGYQTLILQAANSHVHNVLHQHQKAIQRFGLETSWLNTAQIQKTLQEYQLADVIYIASEYSRQSFLAAGFNASQLKRIYLQVSPRFKPSVKRPDDGIFRIVYVGSVTVMKGIPVLLEAFSRLPGKDVQLTLVGGWATRGMRRYIQSWLARDSRIQIAPGDPLPHLQQANVCVHPTYEDGFAYAPMEALACGVPVIVTEDTGMKEYVQEGVNGYIVPTGDWEAILERLQACRAKQLGFDRS, from the coding sequence ATGAAACTTACTCTTGCCTGCACAGCTTCTTACGGTAGCGGAGGGTTGGGACAACACTTCACTCAAATTGTGGAATCAGCTCGACAGCAAGACAAGCTCGACTCTTACTATAGTCTTGGAATATTATCTGACGATCCAGCCGGGCACTTAATTCAACTCCCTCAACTGCGCCTACTGCCTTATACCCCTTTTCGCTACAGCCCTGGCTGGCTCAATCATCTGAATAATGAGTTTTTTGATCGCACTGTAGCAGCTCAACTCCTACCTGCAGATACCTTTGAAGGGTTTGGTGGTCAATCGCTTTACTGTTTTCGTAAGGCTCGTCGTTTAGGCTACCAAACGCTAATTCTTCAAGCGGCAAACAGTCACGTTCATAACGTGCTACATCAACACCAAAAAGCCATTCAACGGTTTGGGCTTGAGACTTCCTGGCTCAACACCGCACAGATCCAAAAAACACTGCAAGAATATCAACTGGCTGATGTCATCTATATCGCTTCGGAATATAGTCGCCAGTCTTTCTTAGCAGCAGGGTTTAACGCTAGTCAACTAAAGCGAATTTACTTGCAGGTTAGCCCTCGGTTTAAACCTTCGGTAAAGCGTCCGGATGATGGCATCTTTCGCATTGTATATGTGGGCAGCGTCACCGTTATGAAAGGAATTCCTGTGCTGTTGGAAGCCTTCTCGCGTTTACCTGGTAAGGATGTGCAACTCACCCTGGTAGGAGGGTGGGCAACACGGGGCATGCGGCGTTATATCCAAAGCTGGTTAGCCCGCGACTCACGCATTCAAATTGCCCCTGGTGATCCGCTGCCTCACTTGCAGCAGGCAAACGTCTGTGTTCATCCCACCTATGAAGATGGCTTTGCCTACGCCCCGATGGAAGCTCTCGCTTGTGGAGTACCTGTAATCGTTACAGAGGATACAGGCATGAAAGAGTACGTGCAGGAAGGGGTCAACGGCTATATCGTGCCAACAGGAGACTGGGAAGCCATTTTAGAACGGTTGCAAGCGTGTCGTGCGAAACAGCTAGGTTTTGACCGCTCATGA
- a CDS encoding glycosyltransferase (IMG reference gene:2510098605~PFAM: Glycosyl transferases group 1; overlaps another CDS with the same product name) yields the protein MIIGHYDHEIWAKGGMATYIRRISNAQREAGHRVHFFTRFPCNGLNLAEAPIVTPTELELFTQAEKLNVDVLHLHRSIAVPPPKYLPTLRTLHGHQPYCPSGSRFLERWHKPCDRAYSPVGCLWGHFIDRCGSIRPHNLVKNFQQTQQEQTVLSQIPVITVSHFLKEQMVRNGYPDDLIHVLHLFAPEGSNNDPPPQTEPPHFMFLGRIAPQKGVDWLLRSLQQVKQPVHLDIAGEGEQEAEMKALAEKLGVGDRVTFHGWVDTEKINQLICGARALIFPSLWHEPAGLVAFEAMANSRAVIASCVGGISSTVIQGVNGLLVTPNSVDELAASIECLATDWKLAMKLGAEGRSMASQQYTLTTHMEGLFCLYEMVIRRSDQ from the coding sequence ATGATCATCGGACATTACGATCACGAAATATGGGCAAAAGGAGGGATGGCGACATATATTCGTCGTATCAGCAATGCCCAACGTGAGGCTGGACATCGGGTTCATTTTTTTACTCGGTTTCCTTGTAATGGATTGAATTTAGCAGAAGCTCCTATTGTTACTCCCACTGAACTAGAACTGTTTACCCAAGCTGAAAAGTTGAATGTAGATGTTCTACATCTGCATCGCTCGATTGCAGTTCCTCCACCTAAATATCTTCCAACACTCCGCACATTGCATGGTCACCAGCCTTATTGTCCTAGCGGAAGTCGCTTCCTTGAACGTTGGCATAAGCCTTGCGATCGCGCTTATAGCCCAGTTGGTTGTCTTTGGGGACATTTCATCGATCGCTGTGGCAGCATTCGTCCGCACAACTTAGTCAAAAACTTTCAGCAGACTCAGCAAGAACAAACGGTTTTGTCTCAAATCCCTGTTATTACCGTGAGCCATTTTTTGAAAGAGCAGATGGTTCGGAATGGCTATCCAGACGATTTGATTCATGTGTTGCATCTGTTCGCGCCGGAAGGTTCAAATAACGATCCACCACCTCAAACAGAACCTCCTCATTTCATGTTTCTTGGTCGCATTGCTCCTCAAAAGGGAGTTGATTGGCTATTACGATCATTGCAACAAGTGAAGCAACCAGTTCATTTAGACATTGCTGGAGAAGGCGAGCAAGAAGCTGAAATGAAGGCTCTTGCTGAAAAACTTGGAGTGGGCGATCGGGTTACTTTTCATGGTTGGGTTGATACGGAAAAAATAAATCAATTAATTTGTGGTGCAAGAGCGCTAATATTTCCCTCACTATGGCATGAGCCTGCTGGGCTTGTTGCTTTTGAAGCGATGGCAAACTCAAGAGCGGTAATTGCAAGCTGTGTTGGTGGGATTTCTAGCACAGTTATTCAAGGAGTCAATGGTCTTTTAGTTACACCCAATAGTGTTGATGAACTAGCTGCCAGTATTGAATGTCTTGCTACTGATTGGAAACTGGCGATGAAGCTGGGTGCCGAAGGACGAAGCATGGCATCTCAACAATATACTCTTACTACACATATGGAAGGTTTATTTTGTTTGTATGAGATGGTAATTAGGAGGAGCGATCAATGA
- a CDS encoding acetyltransferase (isoleucine patch superfamily) (IMG reference gene:2510098606~PFAM: Bacterial transferase hexapeptide (three repeats)): MKSWVLSFLLFIHNHLVTYLPSHTLRKFFLRFLMNLRIGQGSSTHMGLRLYTYGHISIGNHCVIDRDCVLDGRGEILIGNNVNISPEVMILTAYHNPDSEDFAGVEKSVIVEDYAWLATRALILPGVKIGRGAIVAAGSVVTKDVPPQAIVGGNPARFIRERKGTQNYQLNYARLFH, encoded by the coding sequence ATGAAGTCCTGGGTACTTAGTTTTCTTTTATTTATTCACAATCATCTTGTTACCTATCTTCCTAGCCATACTCTTCGCAAATTCTTCTTACGATTCCTAATGAATCTTCGCATTGGGCAAGGCAGCTCAACTCATATGGGCTTGCGTTTATATACCTATGGTCACATCTCTATTGGCAATCATTGTGTAATTGATCGTGATTGCGTGTTAGACGGTAGAGGCGAAATTTTGATTGGTAATAATGTCAACATCTCGCCAGAGGTTATGATTTTAACCGCTTACCACAATCCGGATTCTGAGGATTTTGCAGGAGTTGAAAAATCGGTCATTGTTGAAGATTACGCTTGGCTCGCCACTCGTGCCTTGATTTTGCCAGGAGTCAAGATTGGTCGAGGGGCAATTGTTGCTGCTGGGTCCGTTGTTACAAAAGATGTGCCGCCACAAGCAATTGTGGGAGGTAATCCTGCTCGGTTTATTCGTGAGCGAAAAGGTACGCAAAATTATCAGCTCAACTATGCTCGTTTATTTCACTAA
- a CDS encoding glycosyltransferase (IMG reference gene:2510098607~PFAM: Glycosyl transferases group 1) produces MKLCLVTPKIVKGDGQGRANYEVVQAALQRGYQLTLVTSELAADLQKHPDVDPVIFPLRRFPTQLLKEIDFANRSAAYIHQHRSQWNHVLTNGAVTWAPGNVNAAHFVHNAWLQSPLHPARSQRNTYGAYHWLYTKLNAYWERRAFQAAQTIIAVSHRVKQELITLGVAAETIHVITNGVDLAEFTPGKSDRKTLSLPADVPLALFVGDIRLNRKNLETVLHALTQVPDLHLAVVGTTTGSPYPALVAQLNLTQRVHFLGFRRDVATLMQAADLFVFPSRYEPFGMVVLEAMACGLPVITAATTGVAEIVTPECGFVIANPEDTQTLSSTLQTLVTQPALRQQMGCAGRLIAEQHRWATKAQQYLNLLETLDSKILPEPSLR; encoded by the coding sequence ATGAAACTATGTCTGGTTACCCCGAAAATTGTTAAAGGTGATGGTCAGGGACGGGCTAACTACGAAGTCGTGCAAGCTGCCCTTCAGCGAGGCTATCAGTTAACTCTCGTTACCAGTGAGTTGGCGGCTGATTTACAAAAGCATCCGGATGTTGACCCAGTTATTTTCCCCCTACGGCGATTTCCTACTCAACTTCTTAAAGAAATCGACTTCGCGAATCGTAGTGCAGCCTACATTCATCAGCATCGTTCTCAATGGAATCATGTTTTGACCAATGGAGCCGTGACCTGGGCACCAGGTAATGTGAATGCTGCCCATTTTGTTCACAATGCCTGGTTACAATCGCCTCTGCATCCAGCGCGATCGCAACGCAATACCTACGGTGCTTATCACTGGCTTTATACTAAGCTCAACGCCTATTGGGAACGCCGTGCCTTCCAAGCCGCACAAACAATCATTGCTGTGTCTCACCGGGTCAAGCAAGAATTAATCACGCTTGGCGTTGCAGCAGAGACGATTCACGTTATTACCAATGGTGTTGATTTAGCAGAGTTTACTCCTGGCAAGAGCGATCGCAAGACCTTAAGCCTACCAGCAGATGTACCCCTGGCGCTGTTTGTTGGCGATATTCGGCTCAATCGTAAAAACTTAGAGACTGTATTACATGCCTTAACTCAAGTACCCGACCTGCATCTAGCTGTTGTGGGTACAACCACCGGTAGTCCCTATCCAGCACTCGTAGCTCAGCTCAACCTCACCCAGCGCGTTCATTTTTTGGGCTTTCGGCGCGATGTTGCAACATTGATGCAAGCGGCTGATTTGTTTGTCTTTCCCTCTCGTTACGAACCATTTGGCATGGTGGTTTTAGAAGCAATGGCTTGTGGGTTACCCGTAATCACGGCTGCAACAACAGGTGTGGCTGAAATTGTTACACCAGAATGTGGATTTGTGATTGCGAACCCCGAAGATACTCAAACTCTCTCATCAACTCTACAGACACTTGTTACTCAACCCGCTTTGCGACAACAAATGGGATGTGCTGGACGATTAATTGCTGAACAGCACCGTTGGGCAACCAAGGCACAACAATATCTCAACTTGCTGGAAACCCTAGATAGCAAGATACTACCTGAACCAAGTCTGCGATAA
- a CDS encoding hypothetical protein (IMG reference gene:2510098608): MQITAIVPQLPPAIDGVGDYALRLASQLQQDFGLSSRFIVGNPDWQNTPAIAPFPAQAVSLRTSADLIAQLEQFVMPDSTLLLHYVPHGYATKACPFWLVQGLETWRKRFPQIRFLTFFHELYALDWHRPWSSDFWLSPVQQHLTSRLAQLSDACLTSTERYIHPIRRLSQGKQTEIPTLPIFSNVGELADVQPLTQRQRHLIIFGQRHSKRRIYQASLPLLKQVCQALAIETILDIGPPSGITPVHVNGVPLQELGKRPLNEISAILAQAFAGFLTYDPRRLSKSGIFAAYSAHGLLPINHRGCIQSVDGLTTGTHYWVPPTTPTLNMQKAQAIATAAYTWYQAHNLAAQTEKFHRYLKETNEAA; this comes from the coding sequence ATGCAGATTACCGCAATTGTGCCCCAACTACCACCCGCGATCGATGGCGTTGGTGATTATGCCCTGCGACTGGCAAGTCAGTTGCAACAAGATTTTGGTCTTTCTTCGCGATTTATTGTTGGCAATCCTGATTGGCAAAATACTCCGGCGATCGCACCGTTTCCAGCCCAAGCAGTCTCACTCCGCACATCAGCAGATTTAATTGCACAGCTAGAGCAATTCGTGATGCCTGATTCAACACTTTTGCTGCATTATGTGCCTCATGGATATGCTACAAAAGCCTGTCCATTTTGGTTGGTGCAAGGGTTGGAAACCTGGCGGAAACGATTCCCGCAGATCCGCTTTTTGACTTTCTTTCACGAACTTTATGCCCTGGATTGGCATCGCCCCTGGAGTAGTGATTTTTGGCTTTCTCCTGTGCAACAACACTTGACATCCCGTTTAGCACAGTTAAGTGATGCCTGTTTAACCAGCACTGAGCGCTATATCCATCCAATTCGTCGGTTAAGTCAGGGCAAGCAGACAGAGATCCCGACCTTACCAATTTTTTCCAATGTCGGTGAACTAGCTGATGTGCAACCCCTTACCCAGCGGCAACGGCACCTTATCATCTTCGGGCAACGTCATAGCAAGAGGCGTATCTATCAGGCATCCCTACCGTTACTCAAGCAGGTTTGTCAGGCTCTCGCGATCGAAACAATTCTGGATATTGGTCCTCCCAGTGGCATTACCCCTGTGCACGTCAATGGTGTGCCACTTCAAGAACTAGGAAAACGACCCCTCAATGAAATCAGCGCTATTTTGGCTCAAGCGTTTGCCGGCTTTTTGACCTATGACCCGCGACGGTTGAGCAAGTCAGGCATTTTTGCGGCTTACAGTGCCCACGGCTTACTGCCGATCAATCATCGGGGATGCATTCAGTCTGTAGACGGCTTAACGACAGGAACTCACTACTGGGTGCCGCCAACCACTCCAACCTTAAACATGCAAAAGGCTCAAGCGATCGCAACAGCCGCCTATACCTGGTATCAAGCCCATAACTTGGCAGCCCAAACCGAAAAATTTCATCGTTATTTGAAAGAAACCAATGAAGCAGCCTGA
- a CDS encoding hypothetical protein (IMG reference gene:2510098609) has protein sequence MKQPELMDERSLTTPKNRSFMAMLGLQPETAWIAILGLVFLTAICIVIKAGTILRIAFPAGATAIGVWLYLKYPLMYVSYTWWIWFTAPFVRRLADWQAGWQDPNPILLAPFLVTFISFLTLYRHLPKANREGSIAFILPLIGIIYALLIGLIQRSPTAVVVPFLNWITPVLLGLHLFAHWRDYPSYSKTLRTTFLWGVLVTGVYGVYQYIVAPEWDTSWLINTELITGGKPEPYGMRVFSTMNSAGPFSIVMMAGLLLLFSTFSPLQFPATMGGYLSFLLTLVRSAWLGWGIGLLTLATSLKPKLQMRLMLTIVVMVLCILPLTTMEQFSESINSRFETLTDLQNDQSFNDRSGNYEENLNKALTEWLGKGLGGSGEHIDSAVLDTLFSLGWLGTVFYAGGLLLLLIKLFLDSEGGSDSFASATRGICLSIFVMLIFSSLMLGLSGAVFWGFLGIGTAANRYNQYQKQIHKLQKHNLSVSQMS, from the coding sequence ATGAAGCAGCCTGAGTTAATGGATGAGCGATCGCTCACAACACCCAAAAACCGCTCATTTATGGCAATGCTCGGTCTGCAACCCGAAACAGCCTGGATTGCAATTTTGGGGCTTGTTTTTTTGACTGCAATTTGTATTGTGATTAAAGCGGGTACAATTTTGCGAATTGCTTTTCCGGCAGGTGCTACAGCTATTGGCGTATGGCTTTATCTCAAATATCCATTAATGTATGTCAGCTACACCTGGTGGATCTGGTTTACTGCTCCGTTTGTGCGGCGTTTAGCTGATTGGCAAGCTGGTTGGCAAGATCCAAACCCAATTTTGCTTGCCCCTTTTCTGGTTACCTTCATTTCATTCTTAACGCTTTATCGGCATTTGCCCAAAGCAAACCGAGAGGGAAGCATTGCTTTCATCTTGCCATTGATTGGTATTATTTATGCCCTCTTGATTGGTTTGATTCAACGTTCGCCAACAGCAGTCGTTGTACCCTTTTTGAACTGGATCACGCCCGTGCTATTGGGACTTCATCTCTTTGCTCACTGGCGAGACTATCCTAGTTACAGTAAAACCCTGCGAACGACCTTTCTGTGGGGCGTATTGGTGACTGGTGTGTATGGTGTTTACCAGTATATTGTGGCTCCCGAATGGGATACGTCTTGGCTCATTAATACAGAACTGATAACTGGTGGTAAGCCAGAACCCTATGGGATGCGAGTATTTAGCACCATGAACTCCGCTGGTCCCTTCTCAATCGTCATGATGGCAGGGTTATTACTGCTGTTTAGCACGTTTAGCCCTCTACAGTTTCCAGCTACGATGGGCGGTTACTTGTCGTTTTTGCTAACGTTAGTTCGCTCTGCTTGGCTAGGCTGGGGAATTGGGCTATTAACCCTGGCAACCTCACTCAAACCCAAACTGCAAATGCGACTGATGCTCACGATTGTGGTTATGGTGCTGTGTATTTTGCCGCTGACCACGATGGAGCAGTTTTCAGAATCAATTAACAGTCGATTTGAAACGCTCACCGATTTGCAAAACGACCAGAGCTTTAACGATCGCTCAGGTAATTATGAAGAGAACCTCAACAAAGCATTAACTGAATGGCTCGGCAAAGGCTTAGGCGGATCAGGAGAACATATTGATAGTGCGGTACTTGATACACTATTTTCCCTGGGTTGGCTTGGCACTGTGTTTTATGCTGGGGGATTGCTACTACTTCTCATTAAATTATTCCTTGATTCAGAAGGTGGATCGGACAGTTTTGCGAGTGCGACCCGTGGCATTTGCTTGAGTATTTTTGTCATGCTGATTTTTAGCAGCCTCATGCTTGGGCTTTCAGGGGCTGTCTTTTGGGGATTTCTGGGAATCGGCACAGCTGCCAATCGCTACAACCAATATCAAAAGCAAATTCATAAACTTCAAAAACACAATTTATCTGTTAGTCAAATGTCATGA
- a CDS encoding putative membrane protein (IMG reference gene:2510098610~PFAM: Acyltransferase family), with protein MSQKIREIDTLKAISIIGVVIMHMEFRSRFSEQAMMIINHLQVLLGWCVLAFFFCSGFLMKTEDIKLSHSSTYLFKRANRLLIPCIVFSIFYKTLLIVISRFGSFSWKADVPASAYELFEFIFAPAGPQFYFLAFLFWITAFIFMLHLFTKNMEINYIIVLFLYFTFYIYSVPPTTPHGPGLELIPAYMLAFIWGGMIRSGSNALIHYLNILTLGIIVFLCFWKQTYVYVYVAIPICLFFLFRYLDRLNLIIETTQLGQKSSAIYVWHAPLLLPIWSIIADRLIRIDLLELPFVIIFTILSCYVISDFVEKNKTLKWLRF; from the coding sequence ATGAGTCAGAAAATTAGAGAGATTGACACCTTAAAAGCAATTTCAATCATTGGTGTTGTCATCATGCATATGGAGTTTCGTTCTCGTTTCTCTGAACAGGCGATGATGATAATTAATCACCTACAGGTTCTATTAGGCTGGTGTGTCCTTGCTTTTTTCTTCTGCTCAGGATTTTTAATGAAAACTGAAGATATTAAGTTAAGTCATTCGAGTACTTATCTTTTCAAACGAGCAAATCGCTTACTAATTCCCTGTATTGTCTTCTCAATTTTCTATAAGACATTACTGATTGTGATTTCTCGCTTTGGTTCCTTTAGCTGGAAAGCAGATGTTCCTGCTTCAGCCTATGAACTGTTTGAGTTTATTTTTGCTCCCGCCGGTCCACAGTTCTATTTTCTAGCCTTTTTATTTTGGATTACTGCCTTCATTTTCATGCTTCATCTATTCACGAAAAATATGGAGATTAACTATATTATCGTTTTATTTTTATATTTTACATTTTATATTTATAGCGTTCCTCCCACCACGCCTCATGGACCGGGACTTGAGCTAATTCCTGCTTATATGTTGGCTTTTATCTGGGGCGGGATGATTCGCTCAGGTTCTAATGCCTTGATTCACTATCTTAATATCCTGACGTTAGGAATTATTGTATTTCTATGTTTCTGGAAACAGACATATGTCTATGTCTATGTCGCAATCCCCATTTGCTTATTTTTTCTATTTAGATATTTAGATCGATTGAATTTAATCATTGAAACAACACAGCTTGGGCAGAAATCCTCTGCAATTTATGTATGGCATGCACCTTTGTTATTACCAATTTGGAGCATTATTGCTGATCGCTTAATCCGAATTGATTTACTTGAGCTTCCTTTCGTTATCATTTTCACAATTCTAAGCTGCTATGTTATTTCAGATTTTGTTGAAAAGAATAAAACACTGAAATGGTTGCGTTTTTAG
- a CDS encoding transmembrane exosortase, EpsH family (IMG reference gene:2510098611~PFAM: Transmembrane exosortase (Exosortase_EpsH)~TIGRFAM: exosortase/archaeosortase family protein), with protein MAPSKSESCLEKLGRSLHQRSRMLIKIALRTNHNRIMAGGIIVLLFFLPTWLGLIWQETLKGSSTTLLNFGFLYLGLDRFWKQRQTLAATPPPDEERILGYFLIVASAACFPFLLASSSLQALLCMIILLGIVVSNWGITAVQSYPLAIALILVSFYPDLTFLTNTIRKTLTGNQLESLMAWLASIALAIIGQPVSVAGPLLSLSLEMDPNKAVEVASGCSGFDMALPIAGFAFMMGLYLKQSWQKTTALIAIGVAFALSFNVPRIMLLAFAVVYWGKESFEFWHGPIGGQIFAGILFTVYYYAAMAIINRKPKKVES; from the coding sequence GTGGCACCGAGTAAGTCAGAATCCTGTTTAGAGAAGCTGGGACGATCGCTCCATCAGCGATCGCGAATGCTGATTAAAATAGCTCTAAGAACCAACCATAATCGCATCATGGCTGGTGGAATTATCGTTTTATTATTTTTTCTACCAACCTGGTTAGGCTTGATCTGGCAAGAAACCTTAAAAGGGTCATCAACAACCCTTTTGAATTTTGGTTTTTTGTATCTAGGGTTAGATCGATTCTGGAAGCAACGACAGACATTAGCTGCTACTCCCCCTCCCGATGAAGAGCGGATCTTGGGATATTTTTTGATTGTAGCGAGTGCTGCTTGCTTTCCTTTTTTACTTGCATCAAGCTCTCTACAGGCATTGCTCTGCATGATAATTTTGCTGGGCATTGTTGTTTCTAATTGGGGAATTACTGCGGTGCAAAGCTATCCCCTCGCGATCGCGCTGATATTGGTCAGTTTCTATCCTGACCTCACTTTCTTGACTAACACGATTCGGAAAACGCTGACAGGTAACCAGCTTGAAAGTTTGATGGCTTGGCTTGCAAGCATTGCTCTGGCTATTATTGGTCAACCCGTTTCGGTCGCAGGACCTTTACTTTCGCTCTCTTTAGAGATGGATCCCAACAAAGCTGTAGAAGTTGCTTCTGGTTGTAGTGGTTTTGATATGGCACTTCCTATAGCAGGCTTTGCTTTTATGATGGGTTTGTACTTAAAGCAATCCTGGCAAAAAACAACGGCTCTCATCGCGATCGGGGTTGCTTTCGCGCTCAGTTTCAACGTGCCCCGTATTATGCTGTTAGCATTTGCGGTGGTTTACTGGGGCAAAGAGTCTTTTGAATTTTGGCATGGTCCTATAGGTGGACAAATCTTTGCAGGGATATTGTTTACAGTTTACTACTATGCAGCAATGGCAATTATCAACCGCAAACCCAAGAAGGTCGAATCCTGA